Sequence from the Spirochaetota bacterium genome:
CGGTATGGGGGGGAGCCTTCATCGCGAGCGACCTGGCCAACCACCTGTTCTTCATGTCGGCAACCGCGGTGATTGCGGTGAGCATCAACTGGGTGAGGCTCAACCTCATCAAGAAGGAGTTCCTCCTTCGTTCCGAGCTTAAAAAGGCGCGCGACGCGCTGTGGGGGGAGATGGAAATCGCGAAGCGGATCCAGACCGCCCTGCTTCCCAGCCGCAGCAGGATCGGCTGCCAGGAGGACGGCGGCTGCTTCGATATCGCCTCACTGCTGGTCCCCGCCGCCGAGGTGGGGGGGGACTATTTCGACATCATCGAAACGAGCAAGGGGGAGCGCTGGATCACCATAGGCGACGTCTCGGGACACGGCGTCGAATCGGGCCTCATCATGATGATGACGCAGACGAGCATCTCCACCATCGTGCACAACACCGCCGGGTATAAGCCCTCGGTGATCCTGAACGCAATCAACACCGTCATAAAAGAAAACATCTCCCGCCTGGGGGCGGACCACTACATGTCGGTAACGGTGATCCGGCTCAACCAGGACAACATGCTCGTCGCGGGCCTGCATCAGGATATACTCATCTACCGGGCCTCGCTCAAGAAGGTGGAGGTGGTGCCCACGAAGGGCACCTGGATCGGCATCGTCGACCGCATCAAGGAATACACCGAGGACATGACGGTGCCCGTCGAGGTGGGGGACATCATCCTGCTCTTTACGGACGGGGTGACGGAGGCCACCAACGAGAAGGGGGCCATGTACGGGCAGGACAGGCTCAAGCTCGCGCTCATCCATTACGCGGAGCTGCCCGTGAGCGATATCGTGAACAAGATATTCCAGGATATCTCCGGCTTCTCGCGCCGCCAGTACGACGATATCACCCTGTTCGTCATGCGCAGGGATTCCTGAAATTTAATAATTGAATTTTTACGGGGCCCGTTGTCATCGTAGAGACGCGATTAATCGCGTCTCTACGATTATACCCGGCCGTTTGGCGCCCCATAAATCCAACCGCGGAGAAACCCATGCCCAACCGCTACGCGCTCATGATCGTCGACATGCAACGCTACTACCTGGAGGCGGAATCGGACTACTGCCGCTATTTCGAATCGCTGCGCCCGGGATCGCTCGACTATATCCTGGCGCGATGCCGCGCGACCGTAATCCCGAACATCCTCGATCTGCGGGGGCTCTTTCGCCGGATGGACCTTCCGGTAATCTACCTTCGTCTATGCGGAACGAATCCCGGCCGGGAAGACCTTCACCGCTTCTTCCGCGGGACGTGGGAGGCCGGACGCGCGCGCGGATTCGCGGACGTGTACCCGCTCCGCGCCGATCCCTGGTCGCAGGTGCTGGGCGCCCTCGCGCCCGCGCCGGGGGATACCGTTATCTGCAAGACAACCTACAGCCCCTTCGCCTCCGCCGATATCGCGGAGGCGCTGGGCGCGCTCGGGATCGCGGGCCTCGTGATGACGGGGCTCGCCACCAGCCAGTGCGTGGAGACCACGGCGCGCGACGCGTCGGACCGGGGCTTCGAGATCGTGCACGTGGAGGACGCGCAGGCGGATTACGACGAGACGACGCACCACGCGTCCCTCTACAGCTCGCGCGGCGTGTGCGGCGGGACCATCGTCGGGACGCGCGATTTTATCGAACATCACGATGGATTTCTGGTGTGACACGCCACCATTTCCGGCAGAATGCCATCTATAGCACCCACGGAATAGGAGAGGTGGGGATTTATGAGATTGATGAGATATAACAATGAATGAATCAATAAACACCGCCGCGATCGAGCGGCTTCGCCGGAGGGAGGAATTCCTCTGGATTAACCCGGATCGCCCGCCCGTGCGCGAGACGCTCCCCGCCCTCCCCCTTTCGCGCGCGGACATTGCCGACGCGGCGGACCGCTTCACGCGCTTCGCACCGCTCATCGCCGCGCTCTTTCCCGAGACGCGCGAGACCGGCGGCATCATCGAATCGCCCCTGATACCCGTCCCGAAAATGCAGGCCGCATGCGGGTCGTTTTCACGCAGAGGGGTCCCGCCGGGACGCCTCTACGTGAAGGCGGACCACCTGCTCCCGGTCGCCGGCTCCGTGAAGGCGCGCGGGGGCATCCACGAGGTGCTCTGCCATGCCGAGGAGCTCGCGCGCGCCCACGGGTTTCTTCGCGGCGACGAACCGTACACGGCGCTTCTCGGCAAGGACGCGCGCGCGCTTTTCGGCGCGCACACGGTATCGGTGGGAAGCACGGGGAACCTGGGGCTTTCCATAGGGACCATGGCCGCGGCGCTCGGATTCCGCGCAACGGTGCACATGTCCGCGGACGCAAAGGCCTGGAAGAAGGACCTGCTCCGCGCGCGCAGCGTAACCGTGGTCGAGCACGCGTCCGACTACTCGGCCGCGGTGAAGGCCGGGAGGGACGAGGCCGCGCGGGACGGGAACGCCTATTTCGTTGACGACGAGAATTCATCCCGTCTGTTCACGGGCTACGCCGTCGCGGGGGAGCGCCTGGAGGCCCAGTTCGCATCCGCGGGCGTCCGCGTCGACGGGGAACATCCGCTCTTCGTCTACATCCCGTGCGGCGTGGGCGGGGCGCCCGGCGGGATCTGTTTCGGGCTCGCACACGCGTTCGGCGACGACGCGCACTGCTTCTTCGCCGAGCCGCTGGAATCCGCGTGCATGATGCTGGGTCTCCTCGCGGGTTTCTCCGGCGACGTCTACGATATCGGGCTCACCAACATGACCGCCGCCGACGGGCTCGCGGTCGGGCGCGCCTCCGCCTTCGCGGGCGGCATGATCACGCGGCTGGTCGCGGGCTGTTTCACCGTGGACGACAGCCGCCTCTTCAGGGACCTCGCCCTCCTCTACCGTACGGAGAATCTGCGCATCGAACCCTCCGCCGCGGCAGGATTCCCCGGGCCCGCGATGGTGCGCTCGGGCGGGGAAGGCGCGAACTACCTGGACGCGCACGGTCTCGCCGGGAAGGAGGCGCAGATAACGCACGTGATCTGGACGACCGGCGGATCGCTGGCGCCGATACACGAATTCGAACGGTACCTCGCCCGGGGATAACGAAGCCCCCGCGCCTATTCCTCGTCCTCGCTGTCCTCTTCCCCCAGGGTATACGTGACGTTCAGGTAGAGCACCGAGCCGTAGGTCGAATAGGTGTTCGAGGACTTGACCTTTTCCCCGTCGCGATAAATCTTCGCGGTCAGGGAATTCGCCTCATCCCCGGTAGTGATATCCACCTCCACCTCTTCCACATCCTCGAGCGTGATCGTGGAGGAATAGATCACCCCCGATTGAGACTCGTCGCTAAAGTATTCCACGTTTCCGTCCGCGTCGTACCAGCCGGAAAAAGGAGCGCCGTTGCATATTACCGTGATCTTGATTTTTTCGGCGTCATCCGAGCAGGAGAGGTCCAGGGGCGCGAAGACGAGCGCGCACGCGGCAACAATCATTCTCATCACCGCCGGCGCTCCCCGGCCGGCCCGCGATATCGGCCCCCCGTTTATGGGAAACCCTGAAGACTGCGCATCAATATCGGGCATAATAATTCCTCCAATAAAGAACCGAACGTTAGACCCCGGGATGCGGAAATCCGTTTGACAAATTTTTCGGATGCGCGATTTTTCCGAAGCTCCCCGCAGGCGTGCGCCGGTCCGCTTGACCCGGATTCTTTCACAGAGTACTTTCAATTAGAAATGTTACGATCTCCTGTTCCTGCGCATCGGTCCCCCGTCCGCGACGGGCGATGCGTACGGATTTATTTCGAATAAATGATGGGAGGCCCTCCATGCACGAACACCGGCCCGCGCACATGACCCTGGACAGGTACCTCGTGCAGCGCCAGCGTTCGTATCCCGGCGCAACCGGCGAGCTCAGCCGCGTGATGAACCAGTTGGGCACCGTGGGGAAAATCATATCGAGCTACATGCGGCGCAGCGCCCTGGGCGGGATGAAGGGGATGACGGGGGAAATCAACGTGCAGGGCGAGGAGGTGAAAAAGCTCGACGAGATCGGGAACACGATCTTCGTCGAGGCCTTCGAGTATGTCGACATCGTGGGCGCGATCGTTTCGGAGGAGATGGCCGAGCCCAAGGTGATCTCGTCGGGGAGCGGGCCGGGCAAGTACGTCGTGCTCGTGGACCCCATAGACGGCTCCTCGAACCTGGACGTGGACTGCGTGATCGGCTCGATATTTTCCATAAGGAACCTGAAGGGGGACATCCTCGATTCGATTTTGCAAAAAGGAAGCGCGCAGGTCGCCGCGGGCTACATCATGTACGGGACCTCCACCCTGCTCGTCTACAGTGCGGGGGACGGCGTGCACGAATTCGTGTTCGACGAGCAGATAGGCGAGTTCGTCCTGAACCACGAGAGCGTGCGCATGCCCGCGCGCGGGAAGGTGGTGAGTGCCAACTACGGCAACTACGGCGCGTGGGCGCCGGCCGCCCGGAAATTCGCCGACACGCTCGACTCCGGGGACGGCGACCGGCATGCCCTTCGCTACTCGGGCGCGCTCGTCGCGGACCTGCACCAGATCCTCCACCGCGGCGGCGTCTACTTCTATCCCGACGACACGGAGCGTCCGCAGGGCAAGCTTCGCCTCCTCTACGAATGCGCCCCCCTGGCCATGATCGCCGAACAGGCGGGCGGCTCCGCGACGACAGGCCGCGTGCGCATCGCCGACATTAAGCCCCAGAGCGTGCACCAGCGCGCACCCTTCGCGATCGGGAGCATGTGGGAGATGGAGAGGTACGAGGAGGCGTATAGCGCGAATGGTGGAACCAGATGAACTATACAGTACTGCCGGAAATTCCCATGAACCTGCCGTAATAGCCGAGGAAAGCCTTCAATTCATCAAGATTGCTCGTGAGTATCGCATACAATTCGCGTTCGCCCACTTCCCAGTAAATGTGCACCAGACGGTTCCTGAATTTAATAGCCTTTACCAGGGACGCGGCAAATTCGAGCGGATACGCGGCCTGTTCGGACAGTATCATGATGGCATGTGAATAATCGTCCGGTGGAGTCAGGCTGTTCTGCGATATGGCGTGATTACAGAGATCGATCACCCCTTCGATCGCCACAATGAAATTGTACTTTGCACTGGAAACCAGATGCGGTTCGCTCGAGAATCTTTCGAAAGGAAATTTACCGATATCCTCAAGCAGATGGATCGCGTTTTTAATTTCCGCGCATATTTTGGTTATTTTCTCAGTGGAGTATTTCAAAGCTGAAACATCTCTTTCAATAATTGGTCCCGGTGATGCTTGAATCCAAGGTAGCGGCGAATTACGACTTCCTTGAAATCGGCGTACGCGTCCTCGTCTCTTACGAACAGCATTATGTTGTTTTTAATAACGCCGTACTGGAAAGCGACCGGCGCGCCGTTCAACAATCGTACATCCACTTCCCGGGGATACGCGCGCAGCAGCGAAAGCGCCGTTTCGATTTCGAGCTCATAGTCGAGGGCGGATTCCGGCGCACGAGACAGGAGCAGCGCGACGTCGATGTCGTTGTATCTGCCGCCGCCGGTGAAAGAGCCGTGGACGCACGCAACCATCACCTCCTCACGTGCTAAAAAATACGCGCGTAATTTCCCGATCACCGCTGATTTTTCCGGTTGCGCTTCCATGTCCCGATATTCACCCGGAAAACCCGATGAGTCAATACTATTTTTGTCCGGACTTCCGTATGAGGTCCCGGTACCAGAGCCCCGAATCCTTGATCGTGCGTTTCTGTGTGGCAAAGTCGACGTGGATGAGCCCGAAACGCTTGTCGAAGCCCGCGGCCCATTCGAAGTTGTCGATGAGCGACCACACGAACACCCCCTTGAGCCGGGAGCCCTCGTCCATCGCGCGGCGCGCCGCATCCAGGTAGCTCGCGAGAAAATCGATCCGGATGCCGTCGTGCACCTTCCCGTCCGCCGCTACGACGTCGTCGAAGGCGGCGCCTGTCTCGGTGATATAGACCTCGGGGTTCCCGTACTCGCGCCTGATAATGTCCAGGCACTCGCGGAGCCCCTCCGGGCGGATCTTCCAGCCCATGCTCGTGCGCTGTTCGCCGTGCTCGTCGACATACTGCGCGTCCGGCACGTCCGCGCCGGTGATGTCCGCCTGTATGACGGGCATGTACCAGGCGCGGCTCGCGTGCTCGGTGCTGTAGTAGTTGAGTCCCACGAAGTCGGTTTTCTGCGCGATGAGCTCCATGTCGCCGGGACGGATTTTCGGACGGAACGGCCATGCGCGTTTCCAGAGGGGCTGCGGATATTCCTTCTTGTAAAGCGGCGCGAGCGTGATATGGTTCATGAACTGGTTGGCGAGAAGCGCGGCCTTCGCGTCCCCGGGTCTGTCCGTGAGCGGGTGCACGGGCGTCATGCTCACGGTGATCCCCGCCTTCGCGTCCGGGGCGAGGGCGCGGATACGCTGCATCCCCTTCCCGTGCGCCAGGAGCACGTTATGCATTACATGGAAGAAGGCGCGAAACGACATGCGCCCGGGGG
This genomic interval carries:
- a CDS encoding LacI family transcriptional regulator, whose translation is MNGIHGESGDALPEIVTADFEAYLTTIIHQWLKTLTGLGFTLVPFFFILDYVTAPRELAFRFGLYRLICTGILLLQYLLIRNTKPAKLSYLHGYFVSFNVGGVIALMTVDLGGFGSPYYAGLNLVMIAVNMLLPWKPIHSIVNSSIILVTYTFLNAVWGGAFIASDLANHLFFMSATAVIAVSINWVRLNLIKKEFLLRSELKKARDALWGEMEIAKRIQTALLPSRSRIGCQEDGGCFDIASLLVPAAEVGGDYFDIIETSKGERWITIGDVSGHGVESGLIMMMTQTSISTIVHNTAGYKPSVILNAINTVIKENISRLGADHYMSVTVIRLNQDNMLVAGLHQDILIYRASLKKVEVVPTKGTWIGIVDRIKEYTEDMTVPVEVGDIILLFTDGVTEATNEKGAMYGQDRLKLALIHYAELPVSDIVNKIFQDISGFSRRQYDDITLFVMRRDS
- a CDS encoding class 1 fructose-bisphosphatase translates to MTLDRYLVQRQRSYPGATGELSRVMNQLGTVGKIISSYMRRSALGGMKGMTGEINVQGEEVKKLDEIGNTIFVEAFEYVDIVGAIVSEEMAEPKVISSGSGPGKYVVLVDPIDGSSNLDVDCVIGSIFSIRNLKGDILDSILQKGSAQVAAGYIMYGTSTLLVYSAGDGVHEFVFDEQIGEFVLNHESVRMPARGKVVSANYGNYGAWAPAARKFADTLDSGDGDRHALRYSGALVADLHQILHRGGVYFYPDDTERPQGKLRLLYECAPLAMIAEQAGGSATTGRVRIADIKPQSVHQRAPFAIGSMWEMERYEEAYSANGGTR
- a CDS encoding beta-glucosidase — encoded protein: MDFPQMGKGFLFGAASAAYQIEGAIHEDGKGLSTWDEFAHKKGKVRNNQNADVACDHYHRYAEDVALMREMDLQAYRFSISWPRVMPEGEGAINEKGLDFYSRLVDELLKNKITPYPTLFHWDLPLALQKKYKGFANRITADLFADYAEVVVKRLGDRVTNWITINEPWEFSCFGHLIAKHAPGRMSFRAFFHVMHNVLLAHGKGMQRIRALAPDAKAGITVSMTPVHPLTDRPGDAKAALLANQFMNHITLAPLYKKEYPQPLWKRAWPFRPKIRPGDMELIAQKTDFVGLNYYSTEHASRAWYMPVIQADITGADVPDAQYVDEHGEQRTSMGWKIRPEGLRECLDIIRREYGNPEVYITETGAAFDDVVAADGKVHDGIRIDFLASYLDAARRAMDEGSRLKGVFVWSLIDNFEWAAGFDKRFGLIHVDFATQKRTIKDSGLWYRDLIRKSGQK
- a CDS encoding D-serine ammonia-lyase, with product MNESINTAAIERLRRREEFLWINPDRPPVRETLPALPLSRADIADAADRFTRFAPLIAALFPETRETGGIIESPLIPVPKMQAACGSFSRRGVPPGRLYVKADHLLPVAGSVKARGGIHEVLCHAEELARAHGFLRGDEPYTALLGKDARALFGAHTVSVGSTGNLGLSIGTMAAALGFRATVHMSADAKAWKKDLLRARSVTVVEHASDYSAAVKAGRDEAARDGNAYFVDDENSSRLFTGYAVAGERLEAQFASAGVRVDGEHPLFVYIPCGVGGAPGGICFGLAHAFGDDAHCFFAEPLESACMMLGLLAGFSGDVYDIGLTNMTAADGLAVGRASAFAGGMITRLVAGCFTVDDSRLFRDLALLYRTENLRIEPSAAAGFPGPAMVRSGGEGANYLDAHGLAGKEAQITHVIWTTGGSLAPIHEFERYLARG
- a CDS encoding DUF86 domain-containing protein, with product MQASPGPIIERDVSALKYSTEKITKICAEIKNAIHLLEDIGKFPFERFSSEPHLVSSAKYNFIVAIEGVIDLCNHAISQNSLTPPDDYSHAIMILSEQAAYPLEFAASLVKAIKFRNRLVHIYWEVGERELYAILTSNLDELKAFLGYYGRFMGISGSTV
- a CDS encoding cysteine hydrolase encodes the protein MPNRYALMIVDMQRYYLEAESDYCRYFESLRPGSLDYILARCRATVIPNILDLRGLFRRMDLPVIYLRLCGTNPGREDLHRFFRGTWEAGRARGFADVYPLRADPWSQVLGALAPAPGDTVICKTTYSPFASADIAEALGALGIAGLVMTGLATSQCVETTARDASDRGFEIVHVEDAQADYDETTHHASLYSSRGVCGGTIVGTRDFIEHHDGFLV